From one Dama dama isolate Ldn47 chromosome 4, ASM3311817v1, whole genome shotgun sequence genomic stretch:
- the ZNF821 gene encoding zinc finger protein 821 isoform X2, whose amino-acid sequence MTPPQGDQVFAGLEEQARQAMMKTDFPGDLGSQRQAIQQLRDQDSSSSDSEGDEEETTQDEVSSHTSEEDGGVVKVEKELENAEQPVGGKKVVEHEVTENLHSDPLLGLCQCPLCQLDCGSREQLIAHVYQHTAAVVSAKSYMCPVCGRALSSPGSLGRHLLIHSEDQRSNCAVCGARFTSHATFNSEKLPEVLNMESLPPAHSEGPSSAEGKDIAFSPPVYPAGILLVCNNCAAYRKLLEAQTPSVRKWALRRQNEPLEVRLQRLERERTAKKSRRDNETPEEREVRRMRDREAKRLQRMQETDEQRARRLQRDREAMRLKRANETPEKRQARLIREREAKRLKRRLEKMDMMLRAQFGQDPSAMAALAAEMNFFQLPVSGVELDSQLLGKMAFEEQNSSALH is encoded by the exons ATGACCCCACCACAGG GGGATCAAGTATTTGCTGGGCTAGAAGAGCAAGCCCGCCAGGCGATGATGAAAACTGATTTTCCTGGAGACCTTGGCAGTCAGCGACAAGCTATCCAACAACTAAGAGATCAGGACTCCAGTAGCA GTGACAGTGAGGGAGACGAAGAGGAGACCACACAAGATGAAGTCTCTTCCCATACGTCAGAGGAAGATGGAGGAGTGGTCAAAGTGGAAAAAGAGTTAGAAAATGCAGAACAGCCTGTTGGTGGAAAGAAAGTGGTAGAGCATGAG GTCACGGAGAATTTGCATTCTGACCCGTTACTTGGACTCTGCCAATGTCCCCTCTGCCAGCTCGACTGTGGGAGTCGGGAGCAGCTGATTGCTCACGTGTACCAG CACACTGCAGCCGTGGTGAGCGCCAAGAGCTACATGTGTCCCGTCTGTGGCCGGGCCCTCAGCTCCCCAGGGTCACTGGGTCGCCACCTCTTAATCCATTCGGAGGACCAGCGGTCTAACTGTGCTGTGTGTGGAGCCCGTTTCACTAGCCATGCCACATTTAACAG TGAGAAACTCCCCGAAGTCCTTAATATGGAATCCCTACCACCAGCCCACAGTGAGGGCCCCTCCAGTGCTGAGGGGAAGGACATTGCCTTTAGTCCTCCAGTGTACCCTGCTGGAATTCTGCTTGTATGCAACAACTGTGCTGCCTACCGGAAGCTGCTGGAAGCCCAGACCCCCAGTGTCCGCAAATGGGCCTTGCGTCGGCAGAATGAGCCTTTGGAAGTCCGCCTGCAGCGACTGGAACGAGAGCGCACAGCCAAGAAGAGCCGGCGGGACAATGAGACCCCCGAGGAGCGGGAGGTGAGGCGCATGAGGGACCGAGAAGCCAAGCGCCTGCAGCGCATGCAGGAGACGGATGAGCAGCGGGCACGCCGGCTGCAACGAGACCGGGAGGCCATGAGGCTGAAGCGAGCCAACGAGACCCCCGAGAAGCGGCAGGCCCGGCTCATCCGGGAGCGGGAGGCCAAGCGgctcaagaggaggctggagAAAATGGACATGATGTTGCGAGCTCAGTTTGGCCAGGACCCTTCTGCCATGGCAGCCTTAGCAGCTGAAATGAACTTCTTCCAGCTACCTGTGAGTGGGGTGGAGTTGGACAGCCAACTCCTGGGCAAGATGGCCTTTGAAGAGCAGAACAGCAGTGCTCTGCACTGA
- the ZNF821 gene encoding zinc finger protein 821 isoform X1: MSRRKQTNPNKVHWDQVFAGLEEQARQAMMKTDFPGDLGSQRQAIQQLRDQDSSSSDSEGDEEETTQDEVSSHTSEEDGGVVKVEKELENAEQPVGGKKVVEHEVTENLHSDPLLGLCQCPLCQLDCGSREQLIAHVYQHTAAVVSAKSYMCPVCGRALSSPGSLGRHLLIHSEDQRSNCAVCGARFTSHATFNSEKLPEVLNMESLPPAHSEGPSSAEGKDIAFSPPVYPAGILLVCNNCAAYRKLLEAQTPSVRKWALRRQNEPLEVRLQRLERERTAKKSRRDNETPEEREVRRMRDREAKRLQRMQETDEQRARRLQRDREAMRLKRANETPEKRQARLIREREAKRLKRRLEKMDMMLRAQFGQDPSAMAALAAEMNFFQLPVSGVELDSQLLGKMAFEEQNSSALH; the protein is encoded by the exons ATGTCCCGTCGGAAACAGACAAATCCAAATAAAGTTCACT GGGATCAAGTATTTGCTGGGCTAGAAGAGCAAGCCCGCCAGGCGATGATGAAAACTGATTTTCCTGGAGACCTTGGCAGTCAGCGACAAGCTATCCAACAACTAAGAGATCAGGACTCCAGTAGCA GTGACAGTGAGGGAGACGAAGAGGAGACCACACAAGATGAAGTCTCTTCCCATACGTCAGAGGAAGATGGAGGAGTGGTCAAAGTGGAAAAAGAGTTAGAAAATGCAGAACAGCCTGTTGGTGGAAAGAAAGTGGTAGAGCATGAG GTCACGGAGAATTTGCATTCTGACCCGTTACTTGGACTCTGCCAATGTCCCCTCTGCCAGCTCGACTGTGGGAGTCGGGAGCAGCTGATTGCTCACGTGTACCAG CACACTGCAGCCGTGGTGAGCGCCAAGAGCTACATGTGTCCCGTCTGTGGCCGGGCCCTCAGCTCCCCAGGGTCACTGGGTCGCCACCTCTTAATCCATTCGGAGGACCAGCGGTCTAACTGTGCTGTGTGTGGAGCCCGTTTCACTAGCCATGCCACATTTAACAG TGAGAAACTCCCCGAAGTCCTTAATATGGAATCCCTACCACCAGCCCACAGTGAGGGCCCCTCCAGTGCTGAGGGGAAGGACATTGCCTTTAGTCCTCCAGTGTACCCTGCTGGAATTCTGCTTGTATGCAACAACTGTGCTGCCTACCGGAAGCTGCTGGAAGCCCAGACCCCCAGTGTCCGCAAATGGGCCTTGCGTCGGCAGAATGAGCCTTTGGAAGTCCGCCTGCAGCGACTGGAACGAGAGCGCACAGCCAAGAAGAGCCGGCGGGACAATGAGACCCCCGAGGAGCGGGAGGTGAGGCGCATGAGGGACCGAGAAGCCAAGCGCCTGCAGCGCATGCAGGAGACGGATGAGCAGCGGGCACGCCGGCTGCAACGAGACCGGGAGGCCATGAGGCTGAAGCGAGCCAACGAGACCCCCGAGAAGCGGCAGGCCCGGCTCATCCGGGAGCGGGAGGCCAAGCGgctcaagaggaggctggagAAAATGGACATGATGTTGCGAGCTCAGTTTGGCCAGGACCCTTCTGCCATGGCAGCCTTAGCAGCTGAAATGAACTTCTTCCAGCTACCTGTGAGTGGGGTGGAGTTGGACAGCCAACTCCTGGGCAAGATGGCCTTTGAAGAGCAGAACAGCAGTGCTCTGCACTGA
- the ZNF821 gene encoding zinc finger protein 821 isoform X4 — protein sequence MSRRKQTNPNKVHWDQVFAGLEEQARQAMMKTDFPGDLGSQRQAIQQLRDQDSSSSDSEGDEEETTQDEVSSHTSEEDGGVVKVEKELENAEQPVGGKKVVEHEVTENLHSDPLLGLCQCPLCQLDCGSREQLIAHVYQ from the exons ATGTCCCGTCGGAAACAGACAAATCCAAATAAAGTTCACT GGGATCAAGTATTTGCTGGGCTAGAAGAGCAAGCCCGCCAGGCGATGATGAAAACTGATTTTCCTGGAGACCTTGGCAGTCAGCGACAAGCTATCCAACAACTAAGAGATCAGGACTCCAGTAGCA GTGACAGTGAGGGAGACGAAGAGGAGACCACACAAGATGAAGTCTCTTCCCATACGTCAGAGGAAGATGGAGGAGTGGTCAAAGTGGAAAAAGAGTTAGAAAATGCAGAACAGCCTGTTGGTGGAAAGAAAGTGGTAGAGCATGAG GTCACGGAGAATTTGCATTCTGACCCGTTACTTGGACTCTGCCAATGTCCCCTCTGCCAGCTCGACTGTGGGAGTCGGGAGCAGCTGATTGCTCACGTGTACCAG TGA
- the ZNF821 gene encoding zinc finger protein 821 isoform X3, with protein MSRRKQTNPNKVHCDSEGDEEETTQDEVSSHTSEEDGGVVKVEKELENAEQPVGGKKVVEHEVTENLHSDPLLGLCQCPLCQLDCGSREQLIAHVYQHTAAVVSAKSYMCPVCGRALSSPGSLGRHLLIHSEDQRSNCAVCGARFTSHATFNSEKLPEVLNMESLPPAHSEGPSSAEGKDIAFSPPVYPAGILLVCNNCAAYRKLLEAQTPSVRKWALRRQNEPLEVRLQRLERERTAKKSRRDNETPEEREVRRMRDREAKRLQRMQETDEQRARRLQRDREAMRLKRANETPEKRQARLIREREAKRLKRRLEKMDMMLRAQFGQDPSAMAALAAEMNFFQLPVSGVELDSQLLGKMAFEEQNSSALH; from the exons ATGTCCCGTCGGAAACAGACAAATCCAAATAAAGTTCACT GTGACAGTGAGGGAGACGAAGAGGAGACCACACAAGATGAAGTCTCTTCCCATACGTCAGAGGAAGATGGAGGAGTGGTCAAAGTGGAAAAAGAGTTAGAAAATGCAGAACAGCCTGTTGGTGGAAAGAAAGTGGTAGAGCATGAG GTCACGGAGAATTTGCATTCTGACCCGTTACTTGGACTCTGCCAATGTCCCCTCTGCCAGCTCGACTGTGGGAGTCGGGAGCAGCTGATTGCTCACGTGTACCAG CACACTGCAGCCGTGGTGAGCGCCAAGAGCTACATGTGTCCCGTCTGTGGCCGGGCCCTCAGCTCCCCAGGGTCACTGGGTCGCCACCTCTTAATCCATTCGGAGGACCAGCGGTCTAACTGTGCTGTGTGTGGAGCCCGTTTCACTAGCCATGCCACATTTAACAG TGAGAAACTCCCCGAAGTCCTTAATATGGAATCCCTACCACCAGCCCACAGTGAGGGCCCCTCCAGTGCTGAGGGGAAGGACATTGCCTTTAGTCCTCCAGTGTACCCTGCTGGAATTCTGCTTGTATGCAACAACTGTGCTGCCTACCGGAAGCTGCTGGAAGCCCAGACCCCCAGTGTCCGCAAATGGGCCTTGCGTCGGCAGAATGAGCCTTTGGAAGTCCGCCTGCAGCGACTGGAACGAGAGCGCACAGCCAAGAAGAGCCGGCGGGACAATGAGACCCCCGAGGAGCGGGAGGTGAGGCGCATGAGGGACCGAGAAGCCAAGCGCCTGCAGCGCATGCAGGAGACGGATGAGCAGCGGGCACGCCGGCTGCAACGAGACCGGGAGGCCATGAGGCTGAAGCGAGCCAACGAGACCCCCGAGAAGCGGCAGGCCCGGCTCATCCGGGAGCGGGAGGCCAAGCGgctcaagaggaggctggagAAAATGGACATGATGTTGCGAGCTCAGTTTGGCCAGGACCCTTCTGCCATGGCAGCCTTAGCAGCTGAAATGAACTTCTTCCAGCTACCTGTGAGTGGGGTGGAGTTGGACAGCCAACTCCTGGGCAAGATGGCCTTTGAAGAGCAGAACAGCAGTGCTCTGCACTGA